AGACGCAAGGGCGGGTCATCACGAAGCGGGCGGATCCGTCGGATCGGCAGGAGGCCGATCGGCTCCCGGAAACCAAAGCGGGCTGATGCGCCCGGCCGATGCCGCGGTCCTGCCGATGGAGCACTCGAGCTCCTTCCCACCGGCGGTATAAGCGGGCAGAGCATAAGAGGCTCCGGCAGGGCACACCCGGGCGGGGCGTGTCCTGGTTCGTTCGAATGGCGCATATTCTTGACCGGTGCGGTTTTTCTACGACTGCGAGTTCATCGAAGACGGGCTGACCATCGAGCTGATTTCGATCGGTGTGGTCGACGAGACGGGCCGCGAGTTCTACGCGGTGTCCACGGAGTTCGATTCGACCCGGGCCGGTAGCTGGGTGCGTCGGCACGTGTTGCCGCAGTTGCCGCCACCGTCCTCGGACAGTTGGTGCTCGCGCGCGCGGATCCGCGAGGATCTGTACGCGTTCCTGACTTCCCGCGGGTCCGATGTCGAGTTGTGGGCGTGGTACGCCGCCTACGACCACGTCGCGTTGGCCCAACTGTGGGGTGCGATGCCCGCTCTGCCGTCGCAGCTGCCGAAGTTCACCCGTGACCTGCGTCAGCACTGGGAAGCCGTCGGCAAGCCGAAGTTGCCGCCCGCCCCCTCGAATGCCCACGACGCTCTGGCCGATGCCAGGCACAACCTGCGGCGATGGAACGTGATCGAGGAGCGTCGCCGCGAGCGTGGTTACCCGGTGCGCTGACCTCGCCACTTGCTGCACCGATCCAGCCCATGAC
This Haloactinomyces albus DNA region includes the following protein-coding sequences:
- a CDS encoding polyadenylate-specific 3'-exoribonuclease AS, yielding MRFFYDCEFIEDGLTIELISIGVVDETGREFYAVSTEFDSTRAGSWVRRHVLPQLPPPSSDSWCSRARIREDLYAFLTSRGSDVELWAWYAAYDHVALAQLWGAMPALPSQLPKFTRDLRQHWEAVGKPKLPPAPSNAHDALADARHNLRRWNVIEERRRERGYPVR